One genomic window of Tenacibaculum tangerinum includes the following:
- a CDS encoding DUF1015 domain-containing protein, which translates to MAIVKPFKAVRATRDKVALVSSKSYEIYTPAEIGAKLDFNPYTFLHVINPGYKYHKQDVTGEQRFKLVHNRYLEFKENEIFKQDEIPAYYIYQKRTPSDNFCGIIAATSADDYHNEVIKKHEDTLKERELLFENYLKNTGFNAEPVLLTYPDNDVINAIVAKYQKERAEYEFTTSDKNLHFLWIINDEKDVAQIALAFKEVNTLYIADGHHRSTSSCLLAQDLAKENPEHTGKEDYNFFMSYLLPESQVKIYEFNRFIRDLNGLTPDELLIELDTHFRIENRGQELYRPKEKHHFSMYLNGEFYALYLRKSAYKFTDSLSELDAYILYTTVLEPILGIKDIRNASKIVYSQDKSDGLELKTKVDSGEFKVSFGMLPTNIQELKTIVDAGLMMPPKTTYIEPKLRSALTIYEF; encoded by the coding sequence ATGGCAATTGTAAAACCATTTAAAGCTGTTAGAGCCACCCGAGACAAAGTTGCTTTAGTATCTTCTAAATCGTATGAAATTTATACTCCTGCAGAAATCGGAGCAAAACTCGATTTCAATCCCTATACTTTTTTACACGTAATCAACCCAGGCTATAAATACCATAAACAAGATGTAACAGGAGAACAACGCTTTAAGTTGGTACACAATCGCTATTTAGAATTTAAGGAAAATGAAATCTTTAAACAAGATGAAATTCCAGCCTATTATATATATCAAAAGAGAACTCCAAGTGATAATTTCTGCGGAATCATTGCTGCTACCTCTGCTGATGATTACCATAATGAAGTAATTAAAAAACACGAAGACACGTTAAAAGAACGCGAATTACTATTTGAAAATTACTTAAAAAACACAGGGTTCAATGCAGAACCTGTACTTCTTACCTATCCTGACAATGATGTGATTAATGCTATTGTGGCAAAATATCAGAAAGAAAGAGCTGAATACGAGTTTACTACCTCTGATAAGAATTTACATTTTTTATGGATTATAAACGATGAGAAGGATGTGGCGCAAATAGCACTAGCTTTCAAGGAAGTGAATACGCTATACATTGCTGACGGACATCATCGTTCAACATCTTCATGTTTATTGGCACAAGATTTAGCCAAGGAGAACCCTGAACATACTGGGAAAGAAGACTATAATTTTTTTATGAGTTATTTGTTACCAGAAAGTCAAGTAAAAATTTATGAATTCAATAGGTTCATAAGAGATTTAAACGGATTAACTCCAGATGAGCTTTTAATAGAATTAGACACCCACTTTAGAATTGAAAACCGTGGACAAGAGTTGTACAGACCCAAAGAAAAGCATCACTTTAGTATGTATTTGAATGGGGAGTTTTATGCGTTGTACTTGCGTAAATCAGCTTATAAGTTTACCGATAGTTTAAGCGAATTAGACGCGTATATTTTATACACAACCGTTTTAGAACCCATTTTAGGAATTAAAGATATTAGAAATGCTTCTAAAATTGTATATTCTCAAGATAAATCTGACGGATTAGAACTAAAAACAAAGGTAGATAGTGGTGAGTTTAAAGTTTCTTTCGGAATGCTACCTACCAATATTCAAGAACTAAAAACTATTGTTGATGCTGGTTTAATGATGCCACCAAAAACAACGTATATAGAACCTAAACTAAGAAGTGCTTTAACTATTTACGAGTTTTAG
- a CDS encoding DEAD/DEAH box helicase — translation MTTFTALGVRKEYVKGLKELGIITPTEVQKETIPYLLENNSDFIGLAQTGTGKTAAYGLPMLDKIDASKATVQALILSPTRELVQQIKKQLFKFTKYVDDKIFIEAVYGGEKIERQINNLKRTTHIIVATPGRLIDLIERGEVDLKNIKTLVLDEADEMLSMGFKLELNRILKYTSGTRKTWLFSATMPDEIRSIIKKYMNASAKQVEVNKNVLVNANITHQFVTTTIPEKTGIVVAFLEKRPAERGIIFSRTKAGAQKLTKELKEEGFSVEALEGDMQQKERDKVMRAFKNGNLQVLVSTDVSARGIDVQNLAFVIHHQLPEQLEYYTHRSGRTARAGKRGVSLALILQNERNRLAEVERTLQIQFSEISI, via the coding sequence ATGACAACATTTACCGCATTAGGAGTACGAAAAGAATATGTTAAGGGATTGAAAGAGTTAGGAATAATAACTCCTACTGAAGTACAAAAAGAAACCATCCCGTATTTACTAGAAAACAATTCAGATTTTATTGGATTGGCGCAAACAGGAACAGGTAAAACTGCTGCTTACGGCTTACCAATGCTCGATAAAATAGATGCCTCAAAAGCTACTGTTCAAGCCTTAATTTTATCACCAACAAGAGAACTGGTGCAACAGATAAAGAAGCAACTATTCAAATTTACGAAATATGTTGACGATAAAATTTTTATCGAAGCGGTGTATGGTGGAGAAAAGATTGAACGTCAAATTAATAATTTAAAAAGAACTACCCACATTATTGTGGCTACACCCGGACGCTTGATTGATTTAATTGAAAGAGGCGAAGTAGATTTGAAAAATATTAAAACCTTAGTACTTGACGAAGCTGATGAAATGCTGAGTATGGGTTTTAAACTAGAACTGAATCGAATTTTAAAGTACACTTCAGGTACTCGTAAAACATGGTTGTTTTCTGCTACCATGCCCGATGAAATACGAAGTATTATTAAAAAATACATGAATGCATCAGCAAAACAAGTTGAGGTAAACAAAAATGTATTGGTAAATGCCAATATTACACATCAGTTTGTAACCACAACGATTCCTGAAAAAACAGGTATTGTTGTTGCGTTTTTAGAAAAAAGACCTGCTGAAAGAGGTATTATTTTTTCAAGAACCAAAGCAGGAGCCCAAAAACTAACAAAAGAGTTAAAAGAAGAAGGTTTTTCGGTTGAAGCGTTGGAAGGAGATATGCAACAAAAAGAGCGTGATAAAGTAATGCGCGCTTTTAAAAACGGAAACCTTCAAGTATTGGTATCTACCGATGTTTCTGCCAGAGGTATCGATGTGCAAAACTTAGCGTTCGTGATTCATCATCAATTACCAGAGCAATTAGAATATTACACACACCGTAGCGGTAGAACAGCAAGAGCAGGAAAAAGAGGTGTTTCTTTAGCGTTAATTCTTCAAAATGAAAGAAATCGTTTAGCTGAAGTAGAAAGAACCTTGCAAATACAATTTTCTGAAATATCCATATAA
- a CDS encoding trimeric intracellular cation channel family protein yields MEVIYAIDIAGTFAFAISGALVAIRKKFDVFGVIIIAFVTAVGGGMMRDVLINAHPINWIGDINYIWTILTAVVVTFLFRSKIAPLRKTMFLFDTIGISVFTLLGVQKGLNFNLHPFIALVMGMSSAVMGGVIRDVLTNEIPLIFHREIYASACLTGGVVYLLLHSLNINEDAVFVISASIIILVRTIAVQYKLELPRIKKDIFGK; encoded by the coding sequence ATGGAAGTAATTTACGCCATAGACATTGCCGGAACCTTTGCTTTTGCCATTAGTGGAGCATTGGTAGCGATTCGAAAAAAGTTTGATGTTTTTGGAGTCATCATCATTGCTTTCGTGACCGCAGTAGGTGGTGGAATGATGCGAGATGTACTAATCAACGCACATCCTATTAACTGGATTGGAGATATTAATTATATCTGGACAATATTAACAGCCGTTGTGGTAACTTTCTTATTTAGAAGCAAGATAGCCCCTTTAAGAAAAACGATGTTTTTATTCGATACCATTGGTATCAGTGTATTTACTCTATTAGGTGTTCAAAAAGGACTTAATTTTAACCTACATCCATTCATAGCATTGGTAATGGGAATGTCCTCTGCAGTTATGGGAGGTGTAATTAGAGATGTGCTCACCAACGAAATTCCGTTGATTTTTCATAGAGAGATTTATGCCTCTGCCTGTTTAACAGGAGGGGTTGTATATTTACTTTTACATTCACTTAATATAAATGAAGATGCAGTGTTTGTAATTTCTGCAAGTATTATTATTCTTGTAAGAACGATAGCCGTACAATATAAATTAGAACTTCCGCGAATTAAAAAGGATATTTTTGGTAAATAA
- a CDS encoding exonuclease domain-containing protein, producing the protein MYAILDIETTGGKYNEEGITEIAIYKYDGHQIVDQFISLVNPEREIQEFVVKLTGINNKMLRNAPKFYEIAKRVVEITKDCFIVAHNANFDYRILRTEFNRLGYTYKRNTLCTVTLSKKLIPEAPSHSLGKLCRFLGIPMADRHRANGDALATVQLFKLLIDKDVEKKIIQQSIKYFDNRHVKFHIQKILDSLPEKQGVFYVHNNEGTIIFIGRGKNIKHETNKLFLKETKKALKVTKRVAKVSYEETGNLLFTRLKYHLELEKLQPKYNVIRKRRTTDRDFNNDHMLIVDKGRDSGEHAVILIEENEVIGYTYTNLAFQENQLSILKSMLTPIENKELAKTIIKNYLLKNKVSKIVRL; encoded by the coding sequence TTGTACGCAATTTTAGACATTGAAACTACAGGAGGAAAATATAACGAAGAGGGAATTACTGAGATTGCCATCTACAAATACGACGGACATCAAATTGTAGATCAGTTTATTAGTCTGGTAAATCCAGAAAGAGAAATTCAGGAGTTTGTGGTAAAACTTACAGGTATTAACAATAAAATGTTGCGAAATGCCCCCAAGTTTTACGAAATAGCGAAAAGAGTTGTCGAAATCACTAAAGATTGCTTTATCGTAGCACACAACGCTAATTTTGATTATCGTATTCTTCGTACCGAATTTAATCGATTGGGATACACCTACAAACGCAACACCCTGTGTACCGTTACTTTGAGTAAAAAATTAATTCCCGAAGCCCCCTCTCATAGCCTTGGTAAATTATGCAGGTTTTTAGGTATTCCTATGGCAGACCGTCACAGAGCGAATGGTGATGCTCTAGCCACAGTACAACTTTTTAAATTGTTGATAGACAAAGACGTTGAGAAGAAGATTATTCAACAATCTATAAAATATTTTGACAACAGGCATGTTAAATTCCACATTCAAAAAATTTTAGATAGTTTGCCTGAAAAGCAAGGAGTTTTTTATGTACACAATAACGAGGGTACTATTATTTTTATTGGTAGAGGTAAAAATATAAAGCATGAAACCAACAAACTCTTTTTAAAAGAAACCAAAAAAGCGTTAAAAGTAACAAAAAGAGTAGCCAAAGTAAGCTATGAAGAAACTGGAAATCTGCTTTTTACACGCTTAAAATACCATTTAGAATTAGAAAAATTACAGCCTAAATATAATGTTATTAGAAAAAGAAGAACTACAGATAGAGATTTTAATAACGACCACATGCTAATTGTAGATAAAGGAAGAGATTCTGGAGAACATGCTGTGATTTTAATCGAAGAAAATGAAGTAATAGGCTATACGTATACCAACCTTGCTTTTCAAGAAAATCAGTTATCTATTCTAAAATCAATGCTTACCCCTATTGAAAATAAAGAATTAGCTAAAACCATTATTAAAAACTATTTATTAAAAAACAAAGTGTCTAAAATAGTACGATTATAA
- the ychF gene encoding redox-regulated ATPase YchF, with amino-acid sequence MKAGIVGLPNVGKSTLFNCLSNAKAQSANFPFCTIEPNLGVVNVPDARLEKLEELVNPERVLPATVEIVDIAGLVKGASKGEGLGNQFLANIRETDAILHVLRCFDNDNIVHVDGSVDPIRDKETIDIELQLKDLETVQKRLERVKRTAKTGNKEAQVELEVLLKVEATLLEGKSVRSIEFTEKEEEFVKPLQFITAKPVLYVCNVDEDAAVSGNAYVDKVKEAVAHENAEVIVLAVGTEADITELDDYEERQMFLADIGLEEAGVSRLIRSAYTLLNLQTYFTAGEKEVRAWTIPIGATAPQAAGVIHTDFEKGFIRAETISYDDYVAYGSEAKVKEAGKMRVEGKEYIVKDGDIMHFRFNV; translated from the coding sequence ATGAAAGCTGGAATTGTAGGATTACCAAACGTAGGGAAATCAACCTTGTTTAACTGTTTGTCAAATGCAAAAGCGCAGAGTGCAAACTTTCCGTTTTGTACCATTGAACCTAACTTAGGGGTGGTAAACGTACCAGATGCTCGTTTAGAAAAGCTAGAAGAACTAGTAAACCCTGAAAGAGTTTTACCTGCAACTGTTGAGATTGTGGATATCGCAGGATTGGTAAAAGGAGCGAGTAAAGGAGAAGGTTTGGGAAATCAGTTCTTAGCAAACATTCGTGAAACAGATGCTATTTTGCATGTGTTGCGTTGTTTTGATAATGATAATATTGTGCATGTAGATGGTTCTGTAGATCCTATTCGTGACAAAGAAACTATTGATATTGAGCTTCAGTTAAAGGATTTGGAAACTGTTCAAAAACGATTAGAGCGTGTAAAAAGAACGGCTAAAACGGGTAACAAAGAAGCCCAGGTAGAATTAGAAGTGCTATTGAAAGTAGAAGCGACTTTGTTAGAAGGTAAATCGGTACGCTCTATTGAGTTTACAGAAAAGGAAGAAGAGTTTGTGAAACCATTACAATTCATTACTGCAAAACCAGTTTTATATGTGTGTAATGTTGATGAAGATGCAGCAGTTTCAGGAAATGCGTATGTTGATAAAGTAAAGGAAGCAGTGGCACATGAAAATGCTGAAGTTATTGTATTGGCTGTTGGCACTGAAGCTGATATTACAGAATTAGATGACTACGAAGAGCGTCAAATGTTTTTGGCTGATATCGGATTAGAGGAAGCGGGAGTTTCTCGTTTAATTCGTTCAGCTTATACATTATTAAACTTACAAACCTATTTTACTGCTGGTGAAAAAGAAGTAAGAGCTTGGACGATTCCTATAGGAGCGACGGCACCGCAAGCTGCAGGGGTTATTCATACAGATTTTGAAAAAGGATTTATCCGTGCTGAGACTATTAGTTACGATGATTATGTAGCGTATGGTAGTGAAGCTAAGGTAAAAGAAGCGGGTAAAATGAGAGTAGAAGGGAAGGAGTATATTGTTAAAGATGGCGATATTATGCACTTTAGATTTAACGTGTAA
- the serC gene encoding 3-phosphoserine/phosphohydroxythreonine transaminase, giving the protein MKKHNFSAGPCILPEEVLKKASEAVIDFNNDNLSLLEISHRSQPFEEVIEKARSLALELLGLENKGYKALFLQGGASMQFLMVAYNLLHKKAAYLNTGTWSDKAIKEAKLFGELVEVASSKDQNFSYIPKGYEIPTDVDYFHCTSNNTIYGTQLKSFPKTSVPMVCDMSSDIFSRQLDFSQFDLIYAGAQKNMGPAGTTLVVVKEEILGKVERQIPSLLNYQVMIDKDSMFNTPPVFAVYTSMLTLEWLKDLGGIEFIEKVNEKKSNLLYSEIDRNPLFKGVAAIEDRSHMNATFTLTDKNLQAKFDRLWKEANINGLDGHRSVGGYRASMYNALPLYSVQALVDVMQELERTS; this is encoded by the coding sequence ATGAAAAAACATAACTTTAGTGCAGGTCCTTGTATTCTACCTGAAGAGGTGCTTAAAAAAGCATCAGAAGCAGTCATTGATTTTAATAATGACAACCTGTCTTTACTAGAAATATCACACAGAAGCCAACCTTTTGAAGAGGTCATTGAAAAAGCAAGAAGTTTAGCCTTAGAATTATTAGGTTTGGAGAATAAAGGCTACAAAGCATTGTTTTTACAAGGTGGAGCTAGTATGCAATTCTTAATGGTTGCCTACAATTTATTACATAAAAAAGCTGCTTACTTAAACACAGGAACTTGGAGTGATAAAGCTATAAAAGAAGCCAAGTTATTTGGCGAATTGGTAGAAGTCGCTTCTTCAAAAGATCAAAACTTTAGTTACATTCCTAAAGGATATGAAATACCTACCGATGTAGATTATTTTCACTGTACGAGCAATAACACCATTTACGGAACACAACTAAAAAGTTTTCCTAAAACTTCAGTTCCAATGGTATGCGATATGAGCTCTGACATTTTTTCTCGTCAGTTAGATTTTTCACAATTTGATTTAATTTATGCAGGTGCTCAAAAAAATATGGGACCAGCAGGTACGACACTTGTTGTGGTAAAAGAAGAAATTTTAGGAAAGGTAGAGCGCCAAATACCATCTTTGCTTAATTATCAAGTAATGATTGATAAAGATAGCATGTTCAATACTCCACCTGTATTTGCAGTATATACCTCTATGCTAACATTAGAATGGTTGAAAGATTTAGGCGGTATCGAATTTATCGAAAAGGTAAACGAGAAAAAATCAAACCTATTATATAGTGAAATAGACAGAAACCCTTTATTTAAAGGAGTCGCAGCTATAGAAGACCGTAGTCATATGAACGCAACCTTTACTCTAACCGATAAAAACCTACAAGCTAAGTTTGATAGACTATGGAAAGAAGCCAATATCAACGGATTGGATGGGCATAGAAGTGTAGGCGGTTACCGTGCAAGTATGTACAATGCCCTACCCCTATACAGCGTGCAGGCTTTGGTAGATGTAATGCAAGAATTAGAAAGAACAAGTTAG
- a CDS encoding 4Fe-4S dicluster domain-containing protein, producing MAIIITDECINCGACEPECPNTAIYEGADDWKYADGTDLTGNIVLPNGKSANADEDQEPVSDEIYYIVVDKCTECKGFHEEPQCAAVCPVDCCVPDEDNVETEEELLAKQRFMHNE from the coding sequence ATGGCAATTATAATAACTGATGAATGTATAAACTGCGGGGCTTGCGAACCTGAATGTCCGAATACAGCAATTTATGAAGGTGCAGACGACTGGAAATATGCTGATGGAACCGATTTAACAGGTAATATTGTTTTACCTAATGGAAAATCTGCCAATGCAGATGAAGATCAAGAGCCAGTTTCAGATGAAATTTATTACATCGTTGTAGATAAATGTACAGAGTGTAAAGGTTTTCATGAAGAACCACAATGTGCTGCTGTTTGTCCTGTTGATTGTTGTGTTCCTGATGAAGATAATGTAGAAACAGAAGAAGAGCTATTGGCAAAACAACGTTTTATGCACAACGAATAG
- a CDS encoding MaoC family dehydratase, protein MEKLVFENLEQLSNIEGKQLPVGAWYTVTQQMINDFANATLDKQWIHIDEEKAAKYSPTKTTIAHGFMSVSMLSELISKQFEVKSVTMGLNYGLNKVRFPNPVPVNSELRLMSSVKQVQDFHSGKKLTFDCTIEIKGQEKPACVAEFIFVLFE, encoded by the coding sequence ATGGAAAAATTAGTTTTTGAAAATTTAGAACAACTTTCTAACATAGAAGGAAAACAATTGCCAGTAGGAGCGTGGTATACTGTAACCCAACAAATGATTAATGATTTTGCCAATGCTACACTCGATAAACAGTGGATTCATATTGATGAGGAAAAGGCAGCTAAATATTCTCCGACAAAAACAACCATAGCACATGGATTCATGTCTGTTTCTATGTTATCAGAACTAATCTCTAAACAATTTGAAGTTAAAAGTGTAACCATGGGCTTAAACTACGGATTGAATAAAGTTCGTTTTCCAAATCCGGTACCTGTAAATAGTGAATTGCGTCTAATGAGTTCTGTTAAACAAGTACAAGATTTTCACAGCGGTAAAAAGCTAACTTTTGATTGCACGATAGAAATAAAAGGACAAGAAAAACCAGCTTGCGTTGCAGAGTTTATTTTTGTGCTATTTGAGTAA
- a CDS encoding NAD(P)-dependent oxidoreductase — protein sequence MKILVNDGISASGIQALENKGFEVIHTKVAQEQLENYINEHTIDAIVVGNTTQIQQELIDACPSIKLIACLGTEMDTIDVAYAIDNGVHVVNSEDASATSIAELVFAHLFGMVRFLHQSNREMPLEGEMRFNALKKQYSQGTELRGKTLGIIGFNTVGQEVAKTAIALGMEVIATDAEIDSATITIPFFDGQSVDFFIETETIDAIVSKSDFITIHLPAQEAYIIEASLFDKMKTGVGIINTSHGSVLNEVDLVKAIENEKVKYAGLDVFESQPTPEIQLLMNPEISMTPNIASLTIEAQERAGVELANKIIEFLSE from the coding sequence ATGAAAATATTAGTGAATGATGGAATTTCCGCCAGCGGAATACAAGCTTTAGAAAACAAAGGCTTTGAAGTGATACACACAAAAGTTGCCCAAGAACAACTAGAAAACTATATAAATGAGCATACTATCGATGCGATTGTAGTGGGGAATACAACACAAATACAACAAGAATTAATAGATGCCTGTCCGAGTATTAAACTTATTGCTTGCTTAGGAACCGAGATGGATACTATTGATGTTGCCTATGCTATTGATAATGGAGTGCACGTTGTGAATAGTGAAGATGCTTCTGCAACATCCATTGCAGAACTCGTGTTTGCACACTTATTCGGAATGGTTCGCTTTTTACATCAGTCAAATCGTGAAATGCCTTTAGAAGGAGAAATGCGTTTTAATGCCTTAAAAAAGCAGTACTCACAAGGAACTGAGTTGAGAGGCAAAACACTAGGAATTATTGGATTTAACACCGTAGGGCAAGAAGTGGCAAAAACGGCAATCGCTTTAGGTATGGAAGTAATAGCTACAGATGCTGAAATAGATAGTGCCACCATTACCATTCCTTTTTTCGATGGACAATCGGTAGATTTCTTTATCGAAACAGAAACCATAGATGCCATAGTGTCTAAATCAGACTTTATAACCATACACCTTCCCGCTCAAGAAGCATATATCATAGAAGCCTCTTTATTTGATAAAATGAAAACAGGTGTCGGAATTATAAACACTTCACATGGAAGCGTTTTAAATGAAGTTGATTTGGTGAAAGCTATTGAAAACGAAAAGGTAAAATACGCAGGATTAGACGTCTTTGAAAGTCAGCCAACACCAGAAATTCAACTATTAATGAACCCTGAAATATCAATGACACCTAACATTGCAAGCCTAACAATTGAAGCCCAAGAAAGAGCCGGGGTTGAGCTTGCTAACAAAATTATTGAATTTCTAAGCGAATAA
- a CDS encoding DUF2461 domain-containing protein — protein sequence MQVDKQTFQFLKDLKENNNREWFTAHKSRFIEAQNNAKAVYKTIQDNLNKHDEIDKLKLFRIYRDVRFSKDKTPYKTHFGGSFHRKKPELRGGYYLHISPGDSFVAGGFWQPDAKDLLRIRKEFEADASEIREILEEKKYVQHFGGKLEGEELKTAPKGFDKQHPDIDLIRKKGYVAMQRFTDEEVLAPDFLTKVDAAFKALRPFFNYMSEVLTTNLNGESMLD from the coding sequence ATGCAAGTAGACAAACAAACATTTCAGTTTTTAAAAGACTTAAAAGAAAACAACAACCGTGAATGGTTTACAGCGCATAAATCTCGATTTATAGAAGCTCAAAATAATGCGAAAGCAGTTTATAAAACCATTCAAGATAACTTAAATAAACACGATGAAATAGATAAGCTAAAATTGTTTAGAATATACAGGGACGTCCGTTTTTCAAAAGATAAAACTCCTTATAAAACACATTTTGGAGGTTCTTTTCATAGAAAAAAGCCCGAACTAAGAGGTGGATATTATTTGCATATTTCTCCTGGAGATAGTTTTGTAGCTGGTGGTTTTTGGCAACCTGATGCAAAAGATCTTTTGCGTATTCGGAAAGAGTTTGAAGCCGATGCTTCTGAAATTAGAGAAATTTTAGAAGAAAAAAAATACGTACAACATTTTGGAGGTAAGTTAGAGGGAGAAGAGCTTAAAACTGCTCCTAAAGGGTTTGATAAACAGCATCCAGATATTGATTTAATTCGTAAAAAAGGCTATGTAGCTATGCAACGTTTCACAGATGAAGAAGTATTGGCTCCCGATTTTTTAACAAAAGTGGATGCTGCTTTTAAAGCACTACGCCCGTTTTTTAATTATATGAGTGAGGTACTTACTACAAATCTAAACGGAGAAAGTATGTTGGATTGA
- a CDS encoding acyl-CoA reductase — protein MDSIKSRINAFHKLGEFLSQFSQEKIEKKEHIAHNELFFDGFKHQLKIAGEHNTWFTKENLLFSVENWAKALTVANLTQWVSKENLGNNQPKVVAVIMAGNIPLVGFHDFLSVLILGHSVVVKQSSNDKHLLPFLAKYLEYVAPELKGKITFTEEKLTDFDAVIATGSNNTARYFEYYFKDKPSIIRKNRNSVAVLTGNESEEQLQDLSEDVFRYFGLGCRSVSKIFVPQNYDFNAFFKGMYQQHEIIHNTKYANNYDYNKAVYLMSEFDILENGFLMIKEDESYASPIASVFYEYYDNTDDLKIKLWEDRAQIQCIVANNFIENEVAFGQTQHPTLWDYADGVNTLEFLAKI, from the coding sequence ATGGATAGTATAAAAAGTAGAATTAACGCTTTTCATAAACTAGGAGAATTTTTAAGCCAGTTTTCTCAAGAAAAAATTGAGAAAAAAGAACACATAGCACACAATGAGTTATTTTTTGACGGATTTAAACACCAACTCAAAATAGCTGGTGAACACAATACTTGGTTTACCAAAGAAAATCTGCTGTTTTCTGTAGAAAATTGGGCAAAAGCACTAACCGTAGCTAATTTAACTCAGTGGGTTTCTAAAGAAAATTTAGGTAACAATCAACCCAAAGTAGTCGCCGTTATCATGGCAGGAAATATTCCGCTAGTAGGATTTCACGACTTTTTATCCGTTCTTATTTTAGGGCATTCGGTAGTAGTCAAACAATCGTCTAATGACAAACATTTGCTTCCTTTTTTAGCCAAGTATTTAGAATATGTGGCACCCGAATTAAAAGGAAAAATAACCTTCACAGAAGAAAAACTTACCGATTTTGATGCAGTCATAGCTACAGGAAGTAACAATACCGCACGTTATTTTGAATACTATTTTAAAGACAAACCTAGTATTATAAGAAAAAACAGAAACTCTGTTGCTGTGTTAACAGGAAACGAATCTGAAGAACAATTACAAGATTTGAGCGAAGATGTTTTTCGTTATTTCGGATTGGGGTGCCGTTCGGTTTCAAAAATTTTTGTTCCTCAGAACTACGATTTCAATGCGTTCTTTAAAGGAATGTATCAACAACACGAAATTATACACAATACGAAATACGCTAATAATTACGATTACAACAAAGCAGTGTATTTAATGAGCGAGTTTGATATTTTAGAAAACGGTTTTTTAATGATTAAAGAAGATGAAAGCTACGCCTCTCCTATCGCTTCGGTTTTTTACGAGTATTATGACAATACTGATGATTTAAAAATAAAACTGTGGGAAGATAGAGCGCAAATTCAGTGTATAGTCGCCAATAATTTTATTGAAAATGAAGTAGCATTCGGACAAACGCAACACCCAACCTTATGGGACTATGCCGATGGTGTAAACACCCTAGAATTTTTAGCTAAAATATAA
- a CDS encoding ion transporter, with protein sequence MDNKTLNWRDKLHEVIYEADTPAGKLFDIALLFAILMSIVLVMLESVETIDNKYHHILYVSEWIITIFFSIEYILRIISIKTPSKYIFSFYGIIDLLSTIPMYLTFFFVGSHSSLIALRALRLLRVFRILKVSRYIGESNQLIKALNASKAKIGVFLYFVLIICIILGSVMYFVEGAENGFTSIPRSIYWSIVTLTTVGYGDIAPQTALGQFIASITVIIGYAIIAIPTGIVSSEMTKKEVHLNTQSCSNCSYSGHKDDAEFCYNCGNKLKGNKE encoded by the coding sequence TTGGATAATAAAACACTAAATTGGAGAGATAAACTACATGAAGTAATTTATGAAGCCGATACCCCAGCCGGCAAATTATTTGACATAGCACTGCTTTTTGCTATTTTGATGAGTATTGTATTGGTAATGCTCGAAAGTGTAGAAACAATTGATAATAAATATCACCATATTTTATACGTATCAGAATGGATCATTACCATCTTTTTTTCTATTGAATATATCCTGAGAATTATATCAATAAAAACACCCTCAAAATATATTTTTAGCTTTTATGGTATTATAGACTTGCTTTCTACGATACCCATGTACTTAACTTTCTTTTTTGTGGGGAGCCATAGTAGTTTAATTGCACTAAGAGCATTGCGTTTATTAAGAGTTTTTAGAATTTTAAAAGTATCAAGATATATTGGGGAGTCTAATCAGTTAATAAAAGCTTTAAATGCTAGCAAGGCTAAAATTGGAGTATTCCTTTATTTTGTATTGATAATCTGTATTATTTTAGGCTCTGTAATGTATTTTGTCGAAGGAGCAGAAAATGGCTTTACTAGTATCCCCAGAAGTATTTATTGGTCTATCGTAACACTAACCACTGTTGGATATGGAGATATTGCTCCTCAAACTGCTTTAGGTCAATTTATTGCAAGTATTACAGTAATTATCGGTTACGCTATTATCGCAATTCCTACAGGGATCGTAAGTTCTGAAATGACTAAAAAAGAAGTACACCTAAATACCCAATCTTGTTCTAATTGCTCTTATAGTGGGCACAAAGACGATGCAGAATTTTGCTATAATTGCGGAAATAAATTGAAGGGGAATAAGGAATAA